Genomic segment of Alligator mississippiensis isolate rAllMis1 chromosome 6, rAllMis1, whole genome shotgun sequence:
GCAGCGCAGGGCCGCGATGCGGACAGCCTGGAATAGAGCATGTAGGTGAGTCAAGGTCAaggctggggggtggcagggggggtggggagggcagacgCACCATGGCGGGGCTGTCAGTGAGGCTCAGGAACTTGGTGACCAGCGTGTCGCCGTGCGGGCTCAGGGCGCGCGGGGCCtcgagcagcaggggctgcaggcagcgCAGGGTGGAGAGCTGCACCCCGCGGTCCAGGCATGACAgtgcctccagcagcagtggcagcagctgggggcggCCCAGAGCGTGAGCGGTGCCTGTGGCCTCCCAGGCTTCCCCTCCACCCGCCCTACCCCACCACACTCACCGTGGGCAGCTCCGTCACCAGCACGGGCTTGGGCAGGTGGTTCAGCACGTGCGACAGCCCCTTCAAGTAGTTAGCCTTCACATCTGCAGGGAGCACGGGGGCCGCAGGTCACAGCTGGGCACGAGGGCCAGGCCCCCATGAAAACTGGGGTGACAGATAAGGGCGGGGGCTTACCGGAGTGGGCAGCGTGGAAGCCCTGCACCAGCCGGGGCACGTTGTCGGTGAAGAAGCGCTGGCGGTACATGAGGCGCACGTCGGCGTGGCAGCCGCGGTGCAGCACATCAGGTGCATCGCccagcaggagccccagcccctcagctgcCGCCGGGCCCAGCTCTGCATCCCCCAGCAGCGCCAGCACCTGTGGGCAGAGGTGCTGTCAGGCCCTGGCCCTCCCTGgcctctccaccccagcccagcccggcccccccagcccctcaccttgTCCGTCAGGCGGGAGCTCAGCGGGTGGTAGCGCAGCACCAGAGCCTTGGTCACCTGCAGGGGTagagagcaggggttgggggtgccgagggggcagagcaggaccaGACCAACCCCCCCCAGTGCGGGCGCTGCTGTCCTTACCCAGAGGAGCAGGCCGAGGGCCTGGGTGCGGCGGGGACCCTCGGCCAGGCCCGGCTCCAGCCGGTTCAGCGCCAGCTGCAGCACCTCGTCCAGCTGCGGCCCTGGGGAGACAAATGGGGCAGGGTGGATGTGCCCCCTGCATGGGGCTTCCCGTGTGCGCAGGCATGCGTGTGAGCCCCCACTCACCTTCTGGGTGCTTGTTCACCAGTCCCGCAAAGCACTTAGCGGCAGCCGTGGCAGCAAAGGGGCAGTCACAGGCGCAGCTCAGGGCCAGCAGCTCCCGCAGCAGCCGGTCCTGCTGGGGGACGGGCACCTGCAGGGCAGACATGCTGAGACTCAGACCCAcaggccccccccagcccctcaggcccaccagaaccccctgcactcacgttcctgggcagggagcagatgaaGGCCATGAGCAGGGTGACCAGACGTCTCTGCGCTGCTAAGCAGGGCCCATCCTGCCAGGAGACAGTGTCCACATCAACCCTGGGACTcaccccccagctccttcctgcatgcccatccccagccccctaccccctggccctgccccacacacctggaAGGGCTGGAAAGAGCAGGGGAAGCTGTTCTGGGGTAAGAAGGAGACGTCCCCGTCCAGGAAAAGGGGCACTATGAGCGCCGCGCTCTGCACCGCCAGCCTGGGCAAGAGCAATGTGGTGGGTCAGCGTTGCCAGGCAGAACCACACAGGAGccgggcagagctgcagcaaggcCACGGTGCTCaatcccagcactgccagcaaaCGTGTGCCCTgggccccctccctgcctgcaggccCTGCACTCACTCGGGGCTCAGGTGGGTGCTGGCGGCGCTGATGACGGGCACCATGGAGGTCAaagcctcctcctccagcagcgCCTTGCCTGGCGCCAGGAGAGCATCCTCTGGGGGAAGGGTGAGTATCGGATGGTCAGCACCCGCGGGGCCTTGGCCCCTGCATCCAGGGACACCCTGATCCAGGCTACGAGGACCCGGTGAAGGGGCACGAGGGGAACCcaaccagccccccacccccaactgcagCATCATCCTTGCACCCAGACCTGGCAAAGGGGTGTCTCTGCTCTCAGCCGATGGTCCAGGCACCAGCTGGACGCCTCAGGCCCGAACCCAGGAGCCCCAGcccgagcccagccccacactcaccttgcagggcagcctgcagggccaggcccagcagaCAAGGCACCACGGCCTGGTGGTAGAAGCTGCAGCTCTCGGGGTCGTGCTGGCTCTGCACAGCCACGCGGTGCAGGCTGCGGCACAGCGATGCCGTTTTCCCAGTGTCCCCTGGCTCGCTGCCTGCAGGCAAAGGGCCCATGAGCACCCCCTCTGGCGCTggcccccccatacctcccctcccccaggccagcAGTCCCCCCCCCAgcgcccttcactcctgacccacaaccgCCTGCCCGCCAAGTGTCCCTCACTCCGACCCTGCAGCCTCTTAGCTCTGTGGGGGCCTTCACCCCGAACCTGCAGTGCCCTGAGAcccacttctgacccacagctgcccagcatcctagcccctgccagcccagctcagtCCTGGGTGCCCCCCTACAGCCCACCCCGCTGCGGGGGTGCTGCACAGTGCGGCCACGTTACCTCTCTGCAGGTGGCGGAGATGCTGCAGCAGGACGGGGACGGTCTCACGCAcaatgctggggtgggtggacaCAGCAGCCAAAGCCTGTAGGCAGCGCTGGTGCCGGGTGCCCTCATCCTCCCGCTCTGGAAGGCacggcatggggtggggaggctggcacCAGGGCCGTAGCTGggaccccaccagccctggccctgagggCAAGCTGCTGCGGGCACCAGTGGGCTTCCTGTTCCTCCCTCCTGCAAATGCCTCTACAGACCCCTCCCCACGTGGCCCTGCTCACAGCACATGGCCTCAGTCCCTAGCCCTGTACCTGTCTGCAGCTCCTGTGCCAGTGCCCGCACCATGTGGTCTGTGAAGGCCCCAGGGTGGGCAGGTGCCAGGGTGCCTGCGGCCTCCATCGCTGCCATGCTACCAAGAGGGGAGAGATTGGGtgaaggcagcaggagcacctGTGCCCCAGCCTTGCCTTGTCTGCCGGCAGCAGGCACTGGTCCACAGGACCCCGTTCTGGATTGACCGGGCCCAGCCTGTAACCTGCCTTGGTGCCGACGAGAGCCTGCTCTGGTCTCGCTCCCGTCCCCGACTGGTTCAGCCCCACTGTCCCAAACCTGACACCGCCCCTCGGCTCCAGCAGCTGCTTCCCCCTGGGGACGgtgctcccagtcccagccccggGCCACCCATCCacaccacctggccctgctcaccTGCTCTGGGGATCCTCCTCATGGAGAACGAGTCGTGTCAAATGGTCCACAGCTAAGTCCAGGTCTGAGGCCACCAAAAGCCCTGTCCCAGGAGATCAGATGTAGCCCAGTGGGGAACAACCCGTCACCCaactccacccccagccccaccaggaccctgcctggcGCCGAGGGAGACCCCACCCCTACCCAGAGTACAGGACACCCACCTGGGAGCGCGCCCAGCACGGTCAGGGCCCGGACACCCACTATCTGCAGCTGCACGCTGGGGTCCGTCAGTGCCGAGAACACCACGGAGCACAGCGGGGCACGGACGCCCAGCAGGACGGTCTCGTCTGCGGACACATGGACGCAGAATCACTGGGACGCAGGCCTTTGGGGTGGTGCTGCGCTGCAGTCACCtcggagggggcagggggagcagggggtggcaggCGACGGCTTGGAGCGGGTCTGAGCCACGGGCAGAACCCTGTCACTCACCGCCCTCCTCGTGCCCCCActtctgcagcagctccaggaagCCCAGCAGCATCTCCAGGATCGTCCTCCGCTGGCTGCTCTGCACAGGAGCCAAGACCGGGCCCGGGTTACAGCCCTGCCAGGATGGGGGTCAGCACCGGTGCGGGGGGTGCTCTAGCTCCAACGACCCTGCCACCAACCCGGGGGCAGAGAAAGGCACcgtggggccaagccctgcagagaccccccacccccagaccagaGAAGGACCCTGATGCCGGCACCTTGCTGCATACCCCAGAGCCTGCACCCCACCCGTGGGGCCGTGTGACCCCAGAGGAACCGATGCTGCCGGGCGGCGCTCACCTGGGGGTGCTGGTTgtactgctccagcagcaggggcaggacgcTGCCAGCGATGTGGTGATAGGCCCGGAGTGAGGCGCTGGCTGCGGCTTGCAACAGCTTGGCACTTGGCCACACCAGCTTCATGTCAGGCTCGCACAGGTGGTGCCGGCAGTCTGGGGACACACACATGGCACCTCAGCCATAGGGTGAACGCGCACACAGGTACACGTGCCTGCCAGCTCACGGCCACAGAGCCAGGGACAGCTCAGCCCGGCCACGGCCCACCCTGTGTAAGGCATCACACCGGGTCAGCCCCTTCCCCAAGCTGGCACCAGCATCTGCCATGCAGCCGGGACAGTTACCTTGCAGCACACCACTGAGAAAGGTGTCCAGCGGGTCGTGGGTGTCGGCGTGGAGCACGGCGTGGGACAGGCAGGCGGCCAGTGCTGTCAGTGTACCCAGGCACTCTGCCTCCAGCTTCTCGCTCGCTGTCTGGAACACCTGGGgataggggtgggggcagctgcagggcccaggcctACACAGACCGTGTACCCCACGCCCCAGGACAGGGGCCACAGCCCGAGCCCCCACTGTAGCCTCCTGACCCACCTGACGtgggctgccccccacctctggcaGGGACCCTACCGGCCTCACTCACCTCCCGACGCAGGGAAGCCCAAAGGCTGGGCAGGAACTCTTGCAGCTCCTTGGGCCCGTAGATGGCACAGCAGGCACTCTGCAGGGCACAGCGGGCGCGGAGTGagggtgcagcccctgctggggctctggggccccTGGCGGGCTGGGTGGAAGCAATGCTCACCAGGGTTTGCACGGCGTCCAGCTTGGCGCTCTGCAGCTCCGAGTCCATTTTCTCGATGAGAAGCGGCAAAAGGAACTGCGGGGATGGGCTCAGTCTCAgggtcctggctccagctggggcctcaggtggctgctgcctggtgctCCCAGACGCTGCTCCTCAGCCTGGTGCCCAGTGCCAGCCTGGCCCAACAGACCCTCCTCCCACCACTGAGCAGCAGCGAAGGAGCTGAGCAGACGGCACGAGGGTGCCTGAGCGCTGGAGCGCAGCTGGTGCCCGGAGCCGagtgtcccagccccccaccgcacgctgcagccctcctgccctGCGCAGCTCCACACCCCCATTGACGCATCTCACCTCAGCGAACTGGGGCGTGGAGGCCAGCACGGCGCGGAGGCTGACGATCAGATCTTCCCGCTGGATGCCGTG
This window contains:
- the MMS19 gene encoding MMS19 nucleotide excision repair protein homolog isoform X2, which codes for MRGARRGGAMAALRALVHDFVSGLQDGPAPEVAAGLRAGSWTALDVVEALGSSLEHPEPRTRARGLQLLGQVLLRCHGALRHAEVTHLVLFFEARLKDHHLVIPAVLHGLHALSLSEALAPGLAVSVLKAIFQEVHVQSLLQLDRHTVYTIITNFMRTREEELKSLGTDFTFGFIQVMDGEKDPRNLLVAFQIVRDLVLKGYALGPFVEELFEVTSCYFPIDFTPPPNDPHGIQREDLIVSLRAVLASTPQFAEFLLPLLIEKMDSELQSAKLDAVQTLSACCAIYGPKELQEFLPSLWASLRREVFQTASEKLEAECLGTLTALAACLSHAVLHADTHDPLDTFLSGVLQDCRHHLCEPDMKLVWPSAKLLQAAASASLRAYHHIAGSVLPLLLEQYNQHPQSSQRRTILEMLLGFLELLQKWGHEEGDETVLLGVRAPLCSVVFSALTDPSVQLQIVGVRALTVLGALPGLLVASDLDLAVDHLTRLVLHEEDPQSSMAAMEAAGTLAPAHPGAFTDHMVRALAQELQTEREDEGTRHQRCLQALAAVSTHPSIVRETVPVLLQHLRHLQRGSEPGDTGKTASLCRSLHRVAVQSQHDPESCSFYHQAVVPCLLGLALQAALQEDALLAPGKALLEEEALTSMVPVISAASTHLSPELAVQSAALIVPLFLDGDVSFLPQNSFPCSFQPFQDGPCLAAQRRLVTLLMAFICSLPRNVPVPQQDRLLRELLALSCACDCPFAATAAAKCFAGLVNKHPEGPQLDEVLQLALNRLEPGLAEGPRRTQALGLLLWVTKALVLRYHPLSSRLTDKVLALLGDAELGPAAAEGLGLLLGDAPDVLHRGCHADVRLMYRQRFFTDNVPRLVQGFHAAHSDVKANYLKGLSHVLNHLPKPVLVTELPTLLPLLLEALSCLDRGVQLSTLRCLQPLLLEAPRALSPHGDTLVTKFLSLTDSPAMAVRIAALRCIHALTSLPAPGLLPYKARVIRALAKPLDDKKRLVRKEAVVARGDWFLLGSPGR
- the MMS19 gene encoding MMS19 nucleotide excision repair protein homolog isoform X1; the protein is MRGARRGGAMAALRALVHDFVSGLQDGPAPEVAAGLRAGSWTALDVVEALGSSLEHPEPRTRARGLQLLGQVLLRCHGALRHAEVTHLVLFFEARLKDHHLVIPAVLHGLHALSLSEALAPGLAVSVLKAIFQEVHVQSLLQLDRHTVYTIITNFMRTREEELKSLGTDFTFGFIQVMDGEKDPRNLLVAFQIVRDLVLKGYALGPFVEELFEVTSCYFPIDFTPPPNDPHGIQREDLIVSLRAVLASTPQFAEFLLPLLIEKMDSELQSAKLDAVQTLSACCAIYGPKELQEFLPSLWASLRREVFQTASEKLEAECLGTLTALAACLSHAVLHADTHDPLDTFLSGVLQDCRHHLCEPDMKLVWPSAKLLQAAASASLRAYHHIAGSVLPLLLEQYNQHPQGCNPGPVLAPVQSSQRRTILEMLLGFLELLQKWGHEEGDETVLLGVRAPLCSVVFSALTDPSVQLQIVGVRALTVLGALPGLLVASDLDLAVDHLTRLVLHEEDPQSSMAAMEAAGTLAPAHPGAFTDHMVRALAQELQTEREDEGTRHQRCLQALAAVSTHPSIVRETVPVLLQHLRHLQRGSEPGDTGKTASLCRSLHRVAVQSQHDPESCSFYHQAVVPCLLGLALQAALQEDALLAPGKALLEEEALTSMVPVISAASTHLSPELAVQSAALIVPLFLDGDVSFLPQNSFPCSFQPFQDGPCLAAQRRLVTLLMAFICSLPRNVPVPQQDRLLRELLALSCACDCPFAATAAAKCFAGLVNKHPEGPQLDEVLQLALNRLEPGLAEGPRRTQALGLLLWVTKALVLRYHPLSSRLTDKVLALLGDAELGPAAAEGLGLLLGDAPDVLHRGCHADVRLMYRQRFFTDNVPRLVQGFHAAHSDVKANYLKGLSHVLNHLPKPVLVTELPTLLPLLLEALSCLDRGVQLSTLRCLQPLLLEAPRALSPHGDTLVTKFLSLTDSPAMAVRIAALRCIHALTSLPAPGLLPYKARVIRALAKPLDDKKRLVRKEAVVARGDWFLLGSPGR